In a genomic window of Chryseobacterium sp. G0162:
- the dtd gene encoding D-aminoacyl-tRNA deacylase, with translation MKIVIQRVSEAHVKVEGKIVGEIGKGLMLLVGIDENDEKADADWLVQKILNLRIFGDEDDKLNLSVKDISGEILCISQFTLIADYKKGNRPSFIKAAKPDQAVPLFDYFKEEMVKSGLKTESGIFGADMKVSLINDGPVTIVMDSITKS, from the coding sequence ATGAAGATTGTTATACAAAGAGTCTCTGAAGCCCATGTAAAAGTAGAGGGAAAAATCGTTGGAGAAATAGGAAAAGGACTCATGCTGTTGGTAGGCATTGATGAAAATGATGAAAAAGCAGATGCAGATTGGCTGGTTCAGAAAATATTGAATCTCAGAATCTTTGGTGATGAAGATGACAAACTCAATCTTTCGGTAAAAGATATTTCCGGAGAGATCCTGTGCATCAGCCAGTTTACCCTTATTGCAGATTATAAAAAAGGAAATCGTCCTTCTTTCATCAAAGCTGCCAAGCCTGATCAAGCTGTTCCGTTATTTGATTATTTTAAAGAAGAAATGGTAAAATCCGGATTGAAGACTGAAAGCGGCATTTTCGGGGCAGATATGAAAGTCTCATTAATCAATGATGGACCTGTAACCATCGTTATGGATTCAATTACAAAAAGTTGA
- a CDS encoding Coq4 family protein, with protein sequence MKKIRVQFLLFVYDKTQKLYRKYFKKKKRQWQFNERQLLEFQEDSLGRKLGEFYHKHGFSMIPKMENHDVHHLITGCGTNFEDEIAMQYLLLGNGKLNAHLLAAIVLGTLILPEYIKIYVKAYRKGQTMKAFHKWDFEGLLWQNFEHLKDFIQQKDAVVLH encoded by the coding sequence ATGAAAAAAATACGCGTTCAGTTTCTGCTTTTTGTATACGATAAAACTCAAAAACTTTACAGAAAATACTTTAAAAAGAAAAAAAGGCAGTGGCAGTTTAATGAAAGACAGCTGCTGGAGTTCCAGGAAGATTCGTTAGGGCGGAAATTAGGAGAGTTCTATCATAAACATGGATTTTCAATGATTCCCAAAATGGAAAACCATGATGTCCATCATCTAATCACTGGCTGTGGAACCAATTTCGAGGATGAAATTGCCATGCAATACCTTTTACTGGGAAACGGAAAGCTCAATGCCCATTTGCTGGCGGCTATTGTACTGGGAACGCTTATTCTTCCCGAATATATCAAAATATATGTCAAAGCTTATAGGAAAGGACAGACAATGAAAGCTTTTCATAAATGGGATTTCGAGGGTTTACTTTGGCAGAATTTTGAGCACCTGAAAGATTTTATCCAACAGAAAGATGCCGTTGTTTTACATTAA
- the clpX gene encoding ATP-dependent Clp protease ATP-binding subunit ClpX translates to MNPNQCSFCGRKRNEVQMLISGQNGFICENCIEQAHVIVKDSASKAEYSPADNMEDLKKPKEIKVFLDQYVIGQDQAKKQLSIAVYNHYKRLLHAQDENRDVELEKSNIIMIGETGTGKTLLAKTIARELNVPFCIVDATILTEAGYVGEDVESILSRLLMVADYDVEKAEKGIVFIDEIDKIARKSDNPSITRDVSGEGVQQGLLKLLEGSIVNVPPQGGRKHPDQKYIQVNTQNILFIAGGAFDGIKEIIERRMNKQAIGFSSEKINKTDEDEYVLTNINAIDLRSFGLIPELLGRFPIITYLDKLSKETLVRIMKEPKNSIVNQFVELFKMDGTDLVITDGAIEKIVEETIEKGLGARGLRGTTEKVLEDYMFSIGEEKKIVLTEDNILINR, encoded by the coding sequence ATGAATCCAAACCAATGTTCTTTCTGCGGAAGAAAAAGAAATGAAGTACAGATGTTAATTTCTGGGCAGAACGGTTTTATTTGTGAAAATTGTATAGAGCAGGCACATGTAATTGTGAAAGACAGTGCTTCCAAAGCAGAATATTCACCAGCAGACAATATGGAAGATCTTAAAAAGCCAAAAGAAATCAAAGTATTTCTGGATCAATATGTCATAGGGCAAGATCAGGCAAAAAAGCAGCTTTCTATTGCGGTGTATAACCATTATAAAAGATTGCTTCACGCTCAGGACGAAAACAGAGACGTAGAGCTTGAAAAATCCAATATCATCATGATAGGGGAGACAGGAACAGGAAAAACCTTACTGGCTAAAACCATTGCAAGAGAACTTAATGTTCCCTTCTGTATTGTGGATGCTACAATCCTAACAGAAGCAGGATATGTAGGAGAAGATGTAGAGAGTATCCTTTCAAGGTTATTGATGGTTGCAGACTATGATGTTGAAAAAGCAGAAAAAGGAATTGTTTTTATTGATGAGATTGATAAGATTGCAAGAAAATCAGACAATCCAAGTATTACAAGAGATGTATCCGGAGAAGGGGTACAGCAGGGGTTATTGAAGCTGTTAGAAGGTAGTATTGTAAACGTGCCACCACAAGGAGGAAGAAAGCATCCTGATCAAAAGTACATTCAGGTGAATACCCAGAATATTCTGTTCATTGCCGGTGGAGCCTTTGACGGGATTAAAGAAATCATCGAAAGAAGAATGAATAAGCAGGCTATTGGTTTCAGTTCCGAAAAAATCAATAAAACTGATGAAGATGAATATGTATTAACAAACATTAATGCCATCGATTTACGTTCTTTTGGATTAATTCCCGAACTTTTAGGAAGGTTTCCAATCATCACTTACCTCGATAAACTCTCAAAAGAGACATTGGTAAGAATTATGAAAGAGCCAAAAAATTCAATTGTAAATCAATTTGTGGAACTTTTCAAAATGGATGGCACGGATTTGGTAATTACAGACGGTGCAATCGAAAAAATTGTTGAGGAAACCATTGAAAAAGGACTAGGAGCGAGAGGTCTTAGAGGTACTACTGAAAAGGTTTTGGAAGACTATATGTTTTCAATCGGAGAGGAGAAAAAGATTGTATTAACGGAAGATAATATTTTGATTAATAGATAA
- a CDS encoding RagB/SusD family nutrient uptake outer membrane protein — MKNIIQKNKKWAVLLSATAMLFLGSCKSDYLDTEPTAAVSESVAFSSAAGVMSIINGMHRDLYSRQTNNNNSQGQNGQGGIMIIMDALGEDLVFPSTGNNWYISTVRWQDQANANSDYAFYPYQLYYALIRNANLVIARAPGVPVGSNEEANTIKTAIGEAHAFRAFCYYMLVQIYGKRYVPNTNNSQLGVPIRLIADESSLARSTVEEVYKQINLDLNEALVKLANTKRISKSHFDKQIVQGLIARVALTQGNYSLAAASANSARSEFKLMDNSAYLSGFNNLGNQEWMWGSAIAADQGDSFSNFGAYMSRNYNSTNIRQAPKAMNTKLYAMFPKTDVRKKVVDSTGKHLDLALPATYAKFPYTSQKFLSVSTSDSRVDLPLMRAAEMYLIEAEALAKMNQESASKAVFLQLQKNRDESYKGTVKTGAAYIDEILNSRRIELWGEGFRFLDLKRLNMNLDRTGANHSSTVVNNLFTAPNTDKRWEFLIPLKEINANPLIVQNPL; from the coding sequence ATGAAAAATATAATACAAAAAAATAAAAAATGGGCCGTGTTGTTGTCGGCTACTGCAATGTTGTTTCTAGGATCTTGTAAAAGTGATTATCTTGATACAGAACCTACAGCCGCAGTTTCTGAATCGGTTGCTTTTTCCAGTGCTGCAGGTGTGATGTCGATTATCAACGGAATGCATAGAGATCTTTATTCAAGACAGACCAACAATAATAACAGTCAGGGACAGAATGGACAGGGAGGTATCATGATTATCATGGATGCTTTGGGAGAAGATCTGGTTTTTCCTTCTACCGGAAACAATTGGTATATTTCCACTGTACGATGGCAGGATCAGGCCAATGCCAACAGTGACTATGCTTTTTATCCATATCAACTGTATTATGCGTTGATTAGAAATGCTAATTTGGTTATTGCCAGAGCTCCAGGAGTTCCTGTAGGGTCAAATGAAGAAGCAAATACTATTAAAACAGCAATAGGAGAAGCACATGCTTTCAGAGCATTTTGTTATTATATGTTAGTTCAGATTTATGGTAAACGATATGTACCCAATACCAACAACAGTCAATTAGGTGTTCCTATAAGACTAATTGCAGATGAAAGTTCACTTGCAAGAAGTACTGTTGAAGAGGTGTATAAGCAGATTAATTTGGATTTAAATGAAGCATTAGTAAAACTTGCAAATACCAAAAGAATCAGTAAATCTCACTTTGATAAGCAGATCGTACAGGGGCTCATTGCTAGAGTTGCTTTAACTCAGGGGAATTATTCTTTAGCTGCAGCTTCTGCCAATTCAGCGAGATCTGAATTTAAGTTGATGGATAATTCAGCTTATCTTTCAGGATTCAATAACTTAGGAAACCAAGAATGGATGTGGGGATCAGCTATTGCTGCAGATCAGGGAGATTCTTTCTCTAACTTTGGTGCTTATATGTCAAGAAACTATAATTCTACTAATATCCGTCAGGCTCCTAAGGCTATGAATACAAAGCTTTATGCAATGTTTCCTAAAACTGATGTTAGAAAGAAAGTTGTAGATTCTACCGGAAAACATTTGGATTTAGCACTTCCAGCCACTTACGCAAAATTTCCCTATACAAGCCAAAAGTTTTTATCAGTAAGTACTTCTGATAGTAGAGTGGATCTTCCATTGATGAGAGCTGCAGAAATGTATCTTATAGAAGCTGAAGCATTAGCTAAAATGAATCAGGAATCTGCATCAAAAGCTGTGTTTTTGCAATTACAGAAAAATAGAGATGAAAGCTATAAGGGAACTGTAAAGACAGGAGCAGCTTATATTGATGAAATTCTTAATAGCAGAAGAATAGAATTATGGGGTGAAGGCTTTAGATTTCTGGATCTGAAAAGACTGAATATGAACCTTGACAGAACGGGTGCTAATCATTCTTCCACTGTGGTAAATAATTTATTTACTGCCCCTAATACTGATAAACGATGGGAGTTTTTAATTCCACTTAAAGAGATTAATGCCAACCCGCTTATTGTACAGAATCCTTTATAA
- the greA gene encoding transcription elongation factor GreA, with translation MASYVTKEGLEKMKAELEQLETVERPKITQQIAEARDKGDLSENAEYDAAKEAQGMLEMRISKLKDVISTSKIIDESQLDTSKVSILTTVKLKNNATKQEQVFTLVPDNESDLKSGKISVNTPIAKGLLGKVKGETAEITLPNGNKLSFEVLDISL, from the coding sequence ATGGCAAGCTATGTAACAAAGGAGGGCCTTGAGAAAATGAAAGCTGAGCTGGAACAGTTGGAAACTGTGGAAAGACCAAAAATTACTCAGCAGATCGCAGAAGCTAGAGACAAAGGTGATTTGTCTGAAAATGCAGAATATGATGCGGCTAAAGAGGCTCAGGGAATGCTTGAAATGAGAATTTCTAAGCTAAAAGATGTTATCTCAACTTCTAAAATTATAGACGAAAGCCAATTAGATACTTCAAAAGTTTCTATCTTAACTACAGTGAAGCTTAAGAATAATGCAACGAAGCAGGAGCAGGTATTTACATTGGTGCCGGATAACGAAAGCGACCTTAAATCAGGAAAGATTTCTGTAAACACTCCGATTGCTAAAGGATTACTAGGTAAAGTTAAAGGCGAAACCGCTGAAATTACTTTACCCAACGGAAACAAACTTTCTTTTGAAGTATTAGACATTTCTCTATAG
- a CDS encoding HIT family protein — MSTIFTKIINGEIPSYKIAEDENFIAFLDAMPLVKGHTLVVPKKEVDLIFDLESEEYKNLWGFAQEVAKKIKTAIPCVRVGVAVVGLEVPHAHIHLIPLNKMEDMNFRNERLKLTNEEYTEIQNSIINS, encoded by the coding sequence ATGAGCACTATATTCACAAAAATCATCAATGGCGAAATTCCCTCTTATAAAATTGCCGAGGATGAAAACTTTATTGCATTCCTCGACGCGATGCCTTTGGTGAAAGGACACACGTTAGTAGTTCCAAAAAAAGAAGTGGATTTGATTTTTGATCTTGAAAGTGAAGAATACAAAAACCTTTGGGGATTTGCCCAAGAGGTAGCCAAGAAGATCAAAACTGCAATTCCATGTGTAAGAGTAGGAGTAGCGGTTGTAGGACTTGAAGTTCCCCATGCTCACATTCATCTTATTCCTTTAAACAAGATGGAAGACATGAACTTCAGAAATGAAAGACTAAAATTAACGAACGAAGAATATACAGAGATTCAAAACTCAATTATTAATTCTTAA
- a CDS encoding DUF1361 domain-containing protein: MKKFIRSPRFKMNALLVLMTLFCFSLSLFRYYISETKVFFFLNWNLFLAWIPLFLSTFLLTFNIKSKISIAVIIIVWILFFPNSPYILTDLFHLKARNTIPIWYDLIVILSYAWTGLICGFLSLNDIEKLLSGYSKQRIINGIVVLFLFISSFGVYLGRFLRWNSWDVLNNPFGLFNDIVVRLIYPLEYTKTWGVTLLMGIMLNFMYFTFKLIRNNNEKLLEPENTVR, encoded by the coding sequence ATGAAAAAGTTTATAAGATCTCCGAGATTTAAAATGAATGCATTGTTGGTACTTATGACCTTGTTCTGTTTCAGTCTTTCTCTCTTCAGGTATTATATTAGTGAGACGAAAGTGTTTTTCTTTCTGAACTGGAACCTGTTCCTGGCATGGATCCCTTTGTTTCTGAGTACTTTTTTATTGACATTTAATATTAAAAGTAAAATATCCATTGCCGTAATTATTATAGTCTGGATTCTATTTTTTCCCAATTCACCCTATATACTAACTGATTTGTTTCATTTGAAAGCAAGAAATACGATTCCGATCTGGTATGATCTGATCGTAATACTTTCTTATGCCTGGACAGGGCTGATCTGTGGTTTTTTAAGTCTTAATGATATTGAAAAACTCTTATCGGGCTATAGTAAGCAAAGAATTATCAATGGTATTGTTGTCCTCTTTCTTTTTATAAGCAGTTTTGGAGTATATCTGGGAAGATTTCTGAGATGGAACAGTTGGGATGTTCTGAACAATCCTTTTGGATTATTTAATGATATTGTTGTACGGTTGATCTATCCACTCGAATATACAAAAACCTGGGGCGTAACCCTTTTAATGGGAATTATGCTCAATTTTATGTATTTCACGTTTAAGCTTATTAGAAATAATAATGAAAAGCTTTTGGAGCCTGAAAATACAGTTCGTTAA
- a CDS encoding T9SS type A sorting domain-containing protein: MRKSLFAIGLLAISYSVQAQILCHVDTGANMYVSEGTLVYSGGGVQTKDNGVLDVHGNVMVVGSGTDTFKTITTSGSDKTDGGNIILRMNTPATYATSTYGQLYIDGLSQSNITGIVSKEYRTTSHGGSTTPSYYQQVALPFSGKVLSTLSTEIGKTFDTGRYSNPVLKWDNTNAVANNFTSLATATSDPSGYYMLKVTNQDWNASAPTTGNVFTINGKPYAPLAGAVTLQNAAANVAFGAGGNNNNAYNEKYNTYLDDSFEWTTSAWQGTFGKNWYQFGNPFLTNIDLSKIGYTEGPNGDGNAVKNIWGVEYNPGTVNTLPSGSTYATNNKVVTFMATGDGVAPAVGDVDLVVIKPMQSFKIKLRDNSLQTLNFNTLRRFNGTARAAGTPYDVSAAKNTNSINSSVKQLGVIGLDANKNEISRTYYVVSNSSTTGHQTSIATTVQASAGKNIIGTFEEDVNGGYDNNNLGYWLYINEANENDFKGKNVKLVNYYQDKVQFYKFEVRENAELIPAGSHQLSSGIGFYYKAENGNVIPAKQGDIIPVTNEEANLYYGEPAKGTLAVKEKNTSPSRTLVVYDPSITNYIVRFDPNWKKADIEVYDMSGKLVISKKAVDTSRDFVIELNNSIKNSYVVKIVSDKGETVNTKILK, encoded by the coding sequence ATGAGAAAAAGTTTATTTGCTATAGGTCTTTTAGCAATCAGTTATTCTGTTCAGGCGCAGATATTATGTCATGTTGACACTGGTGCTAATATGTATGTGAGCGAAGGCACCCTAGTGTATAGTGGTGGAGGTGTACAGACAAAAGACAATGGTGTTTTGGATGTACACGGAAATGTAATGGTCGTAGGATCAGGTACAGACACTTTTAAAACGATTACTACCAGTGGTTCAGATAAAACTGACGGTGGAAATATCATTTTAAGAATGAATACACCTGCTACGTATGCGACTTCTACGTATGGTCAGTTGTACATTGATGGATTATCCCAATCCAATATTACTGGTATTGTAAGTAAAGAGTATAGAACAACCAGTCACGGAGGTTCTACAACTCCTAGTTATTATCAGCAAGTTGCTTTGCCTTTCTCTGGCAAGGTATTAAGTACATTATCTACAGAAATTGGTAAAACTTTCGATACAGGAAGATACAGCAATCCTGTCCTTAAATGGGATAATACGAATGCTGTAGCCAATAATTTCACCAGTCTGGCAACTGCAACAAGTGATCCTTCCGGATACTACATGTTAAAGGTTACCAATCAGGATTGGAATGCAAGTGCTCCTACAACAGGTAATGTATTCACGATTAACGGAAAGCCTTATGCTCCTCTTGCTGGTGCTGTTACCCTTCAAAATGCAGCAGCTAATGTAGCTTTTGGTGCAGGAGGAAATAATAACAACGCTTACAACGAGAAGTATAACACTTATCTGGATGACAGTTTTGAGTGGACAACTTCTGCATGGCAGGGAACGTTTGGTAAAAACTGGTATCAATTCGGGAACCCGTTCCTAACGAATATTGATTTATCCAAAATAGGCTACACTGAAGGACCTAACGGAGATGGAAATGCCGTGAAGAATATCTGGGGTGTTGAATATAATCCAGGTACAGTAAACACACTGCCAAGTGGTTCTACCTATGCAACCAATAACAAAGTGGTAACTTTCATGGCTACTGGTGATGGAGTTGCTCCTGCTGTTGGAGATGTTGACTTGGTAGTAATTAAGCCTATGCAGTCATTCAAAATAAAGTTAAGAGATAATTCTCTTCAGACTTTAAACTTTAATACCTTAAGAAGGTTTAATGGAACTGCAAGAGCAGCCGGAACTCCATATGATGTATCTGCTGCTAAAAATACAAATAGTATTAATAGTTCTGTAAAACAGCTTGGTGTTATTGGTCTTGATGCGAATAAGAATGAAATTTCAAGAACCTATTACGTAGTTTCTAATTCATCAACTACAGGACACCAAACCTCTATTGCAACCACAGTACAGGCTTCTGCTGGTAAGAATATCATTGGTACTTTTGAAGAAGACGTTAATGGAGGTTATGACAATAACAATCTTGGTTATTGGTTATACATTAACGAAGCTAATGAAAATGATTTTAAAGGGAAGAATGTTAAATTGGTAAACTATTATCAGGATAAAGTTCAATTCTATAAATTTGAAGTAAGAGAAAACGCAGAATTAATTCCTGCTGGATCTCACCAATTATCTTCAGGTATCGGATTTTACTATAAAGCTGAAAATGGAAATGTAATACCAGCCAAACAAGGAGATATTATTCCTGTAACAAACGAAGAAGCGAACCTATATTACGGAGAACCTGCTAAGGGTACTCTAGCTGTTAAAGAGAAGAATACATCACCATCAAGAACATTGGTGGTTTATGATCCTTCAATTACAAATTATATTGTAAGATTTGATCCAAATTGGAAGAAAGCTGATATTGAAGTGTATGATATGAGCGGTAAACTAGTTATTTCTAAGAAAGCTGTTGATACTTCTAGAGATTTTGTAATCGAGCTTAATAACTCTATTAAAAACTCTTATGTTGTAAAAATTGTCTCAGATAAGGGAGAAACTGTTAACACAAAAATCTTAAAATAA
- a CDS encoding S8 family peptidase, producing the protein MKTKIKLFTLFVFCFFLSFAQSPLGRSAPQNDIIYVCFSKGITSEKDALSKNPELERFARENKISFTYDLGFSNEKINEMMASSRQNGNSGESVQKLKRIFKANIPVQDGDSFQRLTQVLEKFPEIEYVSVMSSTPVEPPLVNMFVATPDLENLQTYLNDNPGINAKYAWSRGITGQNIRIRDVEYGFYKTHEMLSNQNSIQLEPGYSPNSGLSGNNYRDHGTAVVSILGSVKDNIGLTGAVYNASEIKGYMEWTTVGYNRASAVSRSINASQSGDIILYEMQTGGKNGEYCPAEYDSVIWDLTKAATDSGIIIIAAAGNGNQDLDEPFYATYRARGNSGAIIVGAGTPNTTHSKQSFSTYGSRVDVQGWGSSVLAAGYGSYAKYDNDNNRTYNYFSGTSSATPTVASAAVLIQSFYRQTTGQNLSPAAMRNLLVSTGIPQGGTDVNKKIGPLPNVKNAILQLEGKSVSKALHALEVKIYPNPSSSYIAIQSAEDKRLDIEIINMNGRSVIKSTVSPGEKITISELPIGQYIININEGSRRVVEKFTKL; encoded by the coding sequence ATGAAAACAAAAATCAAACTCTTTACCCTATTTGTATTCTGTTTCTTCCTTTCATTTGCACAATCTCCCTTAGGTCGCAGTGCTCCGCAAAACGATATTATCTATGTATGCTTTTCAAAAGGTATCACTTCAGAAAAAGACGCCCTAAGTAAAAATCCGGAACTGGAAAGATTTGCCCGCGAAAATAAAATATCATTTACTTATGATCTGGGATTTAGCAATGAAAAAATTAATGAAATGATGGCCAGCAGCAGACAGAACGGAAATTCTGGTGAGTCTGTTCAAAAACTGAAAAGGATATTTAAGGCAAATATCCCTGTTCAGGATGGCGATTCTTTTCAAAGGCTTACTCAGGTTCTTGAGAAATTTCCTGAAATAGAATATGTATCCGTAATGAGTAGTACTCCTGTTGAGCCTCCTTTGGTCAATATGTTTGTAGCGACTCCGGATCTGGAAAACCTTCAAACCTACCTGAATGATAATCCGGGCATCAATGCAAAATATGCCTGGTCGAGAGGAATTACGGGACAAAACATTCGCATTCGTGATGTAGAATATGGCTTCTACAAAACCCATGAAATGCTTAGCAATCAAAATTCTATTCAACTGGAACCCGGCTATTCTCCCAACTCAGGATTATCTGGAAATAATTACCGGGATCATGGAACAGCTGTGGTCAGTATTCTAGGATCTGTAAAAGATAATATCGGGCTTACAGGTGCTGTTTATAATGCTTCAGAAATAAAAGGATATATGGAATGGACAACGGTTGGATACAACAGAGCTTCAGCAGTAAGCAGATCCATCAATGCATCTCAGTCTGGAGATATTATCTTATATGAAATGCAGACTGGTGGGAAAAACGGTGAATATTGTCCTGCTGAATATGATAGTGTGATATGGGATCTTACAAAAGCTGCTACAGATTCAGGAATTATCATCATTGCGGCAGCAGGAAATGGAAACCAGGATCTTGATGAACCTTTCTATGCAACTTACAGAGCAAGAGGAAACAGTGGAGCCATCATCGTAGGAGCCGGAACTCCTAATACCACCCATTCAAAACAAAGCTTCAGTACTTATGGAAGCAGAGTGGATGTACAAGGATGGGGAAGCAGCGTTCTGGCTGCAGGATATGGTTCCTATGCAAAGTATGATAATGATAATAACAGGACTTACAATTATTTCAGTGGAACAAGTTCCGCTACTCCTACTGTAGCCTCAGCCGCTGTACTTATCCAGTCTTTTTATCGTCAGACTACGGGCCAAAATTTAAGTCCGGCAGCGATGAGGAATCTTTTGGTTTCCACTGGTATTCCACAGGGAGGAACCGATGTTAATAAAAAAATTGGTCCACTTCCGAATGTAAAAAATGCCATTTTGCAATTGGAAGGTAAATCCGTATCTAAAGCTTTACATGCTCTGGAAGTGAAAATTTATCCTAATCCATCCAGCAGCTATATAGCCATTCAGAGTGCTGAAGATAAAAGGCTGGACATTGAAATCATCAATATGAATGGAAGATCAGTGATAAAAAGCACGGTTTCTCCAGGTGAAAAGATTACTATTTCTGAACTTCCTATCGGTCAGTACATTATCAATATCAATGAAGGATCAAGACGGGTTGTGGAAAAGTTTACTAAATTATAG
- a CDS encoding winged helix-turn-helix domain-containing protein, giving the protein MIKISQLNKEFESRVRLGIMSVLMVNDWVDFSEMKGLLEITDGNLASHSNALEKVGYIEVKKEFVGKKPKTSYRVTQNGRQAFTDHLDALEKLLGR; this is encoded by the coding sequence ATGATCAAAATCAGTCAACTCAATAAAGAATTTGAAAGTCGTGTAAGACTGGGCATTATGTCTGTTCTTATGGTCAACGACTGGGTTGATTTCTCTGAAATGAAAGGATTGTTAGAGATTACAGACGGAAATCTTGCCAGTCATAGTAACGCCTTGGAAAAAGTGGGGTATATTGAAGTAAAAAAAGAATTTGTAGGGAAGAAGCCTAAGACCTCTTATCGAGTCACACAAAACGGAAGACAGGCTTTTACCGATCATTTGGATGCCCTGGAAAAATTATTAGGACGATAG
- a CDS encoding DUF4173 domain-containing protein, protein MKTHHYIFLTTALFVVLFYDQDMGLNFGILGILYAILNFFKTPEKNKTRIFYILTVASVLSGIAFAWYGDFASFLAVASSLLLLAYKSRNRKVKILFLIPVFITNCCTSICRIFMLDKWLPQRNVPGMWQKMMAFVLIPLVFISIFFGIYAAGSDHFAALFTDYELDLNLWQVFCLSVLGFFIAFNFWNFAVEKLIYKNHHFLDNDFQKSDQIPKSTYSFLDLAAERTSGVISFFCLNILLVFFIITYNYEQFYEVSKTPVQLSEETHERVNAVIMSIVMAILVIMFYFKSGFNFDPKAKMLKILAKVWIVLNAILILSAAVKNYEYIVNYAFTYKRLGVFAFLLLSLIGLSLTFIKIQRQKRNAFLFNTMAWYLYGTILICSYINWGGFITSQNITRKNFDLNYHSASVNFNEESLMKYADEKNNLKLKKDLQNKIKIEKSKSFLSKIIYYETTK, encoded by the coding sequence ATGAAAACACATCATTATATATTTTTAACAACAGCCCTGTTTGTCGTTCTATTTTACGATCAGGATATGGGGCTGAATTTTGGAATCCTCGGAATTCTATATGCAATTCTGAACTTCTTTAAAACACCGGAAAAAAACAAAACCAGGATATTTTATATCCTTACCGTGGCAAGTGTACTTTCGGGGATTGCATTTGCGTGGTATGGAGACTTTGCGTCATTTCTGGCTGTTGCAAGTTCGCTTCTTTTGCTGGCTTACAAATCAAGAAACAGGAAGGTGAAGATCCTTTTTCTGATTCCTGTTTTTATTACCAACTGCTGTACCTCAATTTGTAGAATCTTTATGCTTGATAAATGGCTGCCTCAAAGAAATGTTCCGGGAATGTGGCAGAAAATGATGGCCTTTGTACTCATTCCGTTAGTTTTTATTTCCATTTTCTTTGGAATTTATGCCGCAGGAAGTGATCATTTTGCAGCGCTTTTTACAGATTATGAACTGGATCTCAATCTTTGGCAGGTTTTCTGTCTTTCCGTTTTAGGCTTTTTTATTGCTTTTAACTTCTGGAATTTTGCAGTTGAAAAACTGATCTATAAAAACCATCATTTTTTGGATAATGATTTTCAGAAAAGTGATCAGATTCCTAAATCAACCTATTCGTTTCTTGATCTGGCCGCAGAAAGAACGAGTGGCGTAATATCCTTCTTTTGTCTGAATATTTTGTTGGTATTCTTTATTATTACCTATAATTATGAACAGTTTTATGAAGTTTCAAAAACACCGGTTCAGCTTTCGGAAGAAACCCATGAGCGTGTCAATGCAGTGATTATGTCTATTGTGATGGCTATTCTGGTAATTATGTTTTACTTTAAATCTGGTTTCAATTTTGACCCTAAAGCAAAAATGCTGAAAATTTTAGCAAAAGTCTGGATTGTTTTAAATGCAATACTTATCCTCTCTGCTGCTGTCAAAAACTACGAATATATTGTCAACTATGCCTTTACTTATAAAAGACTAGGTGTTTTTGCTTTCCTTCTTTTATCTCTGATCGGACTTTCTTTAACCTTTATTAAAATCCAAAGACAAAAAAGAAACGCATTCCTGTTCAATACCATGGCTTGGTATCTTTATGGAACCATTTTGATTTGCAGCTACATCAATTGGGGTGGTTTTATTACTTCTCAGAATATTACCCGTAAAAACTTTGATTTAAATTACCATTCCGCATCGGTTAATTTTAATGAAGAAAGCCTGATGAAATATGCAGATGAAAAAAATAATCTAAAGCTTAAAAAAGATCTTCAGAACAAAATTAAAATAGAAAAATCGAAATCATTTCTTTCTAAAATCATTTATTATGAAACTACTAAATAA